In the Paenibacillus sp. FSL H7-0357 genome, one interval contains:
- a CDS encoding glycosyltransferase family 39 protein has product MLSGIVNRAYSSWKNNPWPLLIFLLGAIVRVIYIGSIPPGLNQDEASIGYDAYAILHYGIDRNGVHLPIHLISWGSGQNALYAYLSLPFLLLFGLTPLSVRAVSIVMGLLGMLFFYLIMRQLFPSKVAGLAAMFFIAINPWHIMMSRWALESNLLPTLVCIAVYFGLKSFRSAKWTYGFTIMLALSLYAYGTAYFFVPLFALGTALLLLYSRALKLRTLLWNSALFILLALPIFLFVVINRYEQQGIATPFFSIPKLTMPRVEEVSSVFSGQLLQTAADNFSAFGKILLSGSDGLPWNSISPYGYAYPIALPFAIAGLLVMIHALRTRGREGIPHAVVLLWLSLAVLMAFITSVNINRINIIFYPLILLVAAGFTWLYQKLKIAGILSALAFTILFGSFTNAYFRDFPGRIGPAFYDSLGEAIQYASEHSTEDVYITDEINMPYIFVLFYERINPHDFLESVVYANPGAAFQQVSAFGRYRFGKPDVVTGNSAYLFRNGTPLPDAVAGEGTVKHFANYSVLLVKEYADGGTPLDTTADKEFSNGGFEEGAAGWSFSEGTGVASNNPGAGTYLAYLDAGGDKSVVQAFTAPTEPGEYKLSAMVSAGGEGGKIGLRVNGIVQAEAELTKGDEYHQITLPPVALNQGDRAKIFITGGNGWINIDEVRLER; this is encoded by the coding sequence ATGTTGTCCGGCATTGTTAATAGAGCGTACAGCTCCTGGAAGAACAACCCTTGGCCATTGCTGATCTTCCTGCTGGGGGCCATCGTGCGGGTGATATACATAGGGAGTATCCCTCCGGGACTTAACCAGGATGAAGCATCCATAGGCTATGATGCTTATGCCATCCTGCATTATGGGATAGACCGCAACGGCGTTCATCTGCCCATTCATCTCATTTCCTGGGGCAGCGGGCAAAATGCACTTTATGCCTATTTATCGCTGCCTTTTCTCCTGCTGTTCGGGCTGACACCACTGTCTGTGCGGGCGGTAAGTATCGTGATGGGGCTGCTGGGCATGCTATTTTTCTATTTAATTATGAGGCAGCTGTTCCCATCGAAAGTGGCGGGTCTTGCCGCCATGTTTTTTATCGCGATAAATCCTTGGCATATTATGATGTCGAGATGGGCGCTGGAGTCCAACCTGCTGCCTACCCTGGTATGTATTGCGGTATATTTTGGACTGAAATCCTTCCGCAGCGCCAAATGGACTTACGGTTTTACAATCATGCTTGCCCTGTCGCTTTATGCTTACGGAACAGCCTACTTTTTTGTACCTTTATTTGCCTTAGGCACCGCACTTCTTCTATTGTATAGTAGGGCGCTAAAATTACGGACATTATTGTGGAACAGCGCACTATTTATCCTGCTGGCCCTTCCCATATTTTTATTTGTAGTTATCAACCGCTATGAACAGCAGGGGATAGCGACTCCATTCTTTTCTATTCCCAAATTAACTATGCCGCGTGTAGAAGAGGTCTCTTCCGTATTCAGCGGACAGCTGCTGCAGACCGCGGCAGACAATTTTAGTGCTTTTGGCAAAATATTACTCAGCGGAAGCGACGGCCTGCCGTGGAATTCAATCTCACCGTATGGCTATGCTTATCCGATCGCTTTGCCTTTTGCTATAGCTGGCCTTCTTGTGATGATTCATGCACTGCGGACACGCGGCCGCGAGGGTATCCCGCATGCGGTTGTGCTGCTGTGGCTCTCCCTTGCCGTACTCATGGCCTTTATCACGAGTGTGAATATCAACCGGATCAACATTATCTTTTATCCGTTGATCCTGCTGGTTGCAGCAGGGTTTACATGGCTATACCAAAAATTAAAAATTGCAGGCATCCTGTCTGCTCTTGCTTTCACCATTTTGTTCGGGTCATTCACGAATGCATACTTCCGTGATTTCCCCGGGCGTATCGGTCCGGCGTTTTATGATTCGCTGGGTGAGGCGATACAATATGCATCTGAACACAGTACAGAAGACGTCTACATTACGGATGAAATCAATATGCCTTATATCTTTGTGCTGTTTTACGAAAGAATCAATCCGCATGATTTTCTGGAATCTGTTGTCTATGCCAATCCGGGAGCGGCGTTTCAGCAGGTATCTGCCTTTGGCAGATACAGGTTCGGCAAACCGGACGTTGTGACTGGGAATTCGGCATATCTCTTCAGGAACGGAACCCCACTCCCTGACGCCGTGGCAGGAGAGGGGACGGTCAAGCATTTTGCCAATTATAGTGTTCTTCTCGTTAAAGAGTATGCAGACGGGGGAACGCCCCTGGACACAACAGCGGATAAGGAGTTTTCAAACGGTGGTTTTGAAGAGGGGGCTGCAGGCTGGAGTTTTTCAGAGGGAACGGGGGTTGCCAGCAATAACCCGGGTGCCGGAACTTATCTTGCCTATCTTGATGCCGGTGGTGACAAAAGTGTCGTGCAGGCTTTTACAGCACCAACAGAGCCGGGGGAATACAAGCTGTCAGCCATGGTCAGTGCCGGCGGCGAGGGTGGAAAGATCGGATTGCGGGTGAACGGTATCGTGCAGGCTGAAGCAGAGCTGACCAAGGGAGACGAATACCATCAGATTACACTGCCGCCTGTTGCTCTAAATCAGGGAGATCGGGCAAAGATTTTTATAACCGGCGGGAACGGCTGGATTAA